One region of Takifugu flavidus isolate HTHZ2018 chromosome 14, ASM371156v2, whole genome shotgun sequence genomic DNA includes:
- the LOC130537266 gene encoding endonuclease domain-containing 1 protein-like, producing the protein MVLVMSAFKRALWMILLLPVLSATVVEDFNHIETCKNSLYMGTPPRGILPPSLKKICQRYADRPRYVTLYDPETRIPVYSAYTFKKTDRSTHVDYPWMYEPQLAETTGNGNMMPFPTGYLHKSFEDTQAVLDDYSNVVQYERGQLNPDQHQSAVEDRAATYSLTNVVPMIREFNIGPWREYVERIRIRLNNFCLGRAYIVTGVTTTGNTIRRNNQNRVGIPDELWSAYCCTDYDVNAPHNVRTLLPSFAAVAMNSLDSEVTEMRVQDLEKHLRGKMKVDENFQIFYANCRSPSSLPFIPENVG; encoded by the exons ATGGTCCTCGTCATGAGTGCTTTCAAACGGGCTCTTTGGATGATCCTGCTCCTACCTGTGCTCTCAGCGACAGTGGTGGAGGATTTCAACCACATCGAGACATGCAAGAACTCGCTGTACATGGGAACGCCCCCGCGGGGGATCCTGCCGCCCAGCTTGAAGAAGATCTGCCAACGCTACGCGGACCGTCCCCGATACGTGACGCTGTACGATCCAGAAACGCGCATTCCGGTGTACTCGGCTTACACCTTCAAAAAGACGGACAGGAGCACCCATGTGGACTACCCCTGGATGTATGAGCCCCAG CTGGCAGAAACCACCGGGAATGGAAACATGATGCCCTTCCCCACCGGTTACCTGCACAAGAGCTTTGAAGACACCCAGGCGGTGCTGGACGACTACTCTAATGTGGTGCAGTATGAAAGAGGTCAGCTGAATCCCGACCAGCACCAGTCTGCCGTTGAAGACCGCGCCGCCACCTACTCCCTCACCAACGTGGTCCCGATGATACGGGAGTTCAACATCGGGCCCTGGCGGGAGTATGTAGAGAGGATCCGCATCCGCCTCAACAACTTCTGCCTTGGCAGGGCCTACATCGTCACCGGGGTGACCACGACGGGCAACACCATCCGTCGAAATAACCAGAACCGTGTGGGCATCCCCGACGAGTTGTGGTCGGCCTACTGCTGCACCGACTACGACGTAAACGCGCCGCACAATGTCCGAACTCTCCTGCCGTCGTTTGCTGCCGTGGCCATGAACAGCCTGGACAGCGAGGTGACGGAAATGAGGGTCCAGGACCTGGAGAAACACCTGAGGGGGAAGATGAAGGTGGACGAGAACTTTCAGATCTTCTACGCCAACTGCCGCTCTCCCTCGTCCCTGCCCTTCATCCCTGAAAACGTTGGCTGA